Proteins from a genomic interval of Lycium ferocissimum isolate CSIRO_LF1 chromosome 2, AGI_CSIRO_Lferr_CH_V1, whole genome shotgun sequence:
- the LOC132036463 gene encoding ADP-ribosylation factor-like protein 8a isoform X1, protein MGLWEAFLNWLRSLFFKQEMELSLIGLQNAGKTSLVNVIATGGYSEDMIPTVGFNMRKVTKGNVTIKLWDLGGQPRFRSMWERYCRAVSAIVYVVDAADYDNLSISKSELHDLLNKPSLSGIPLLVLGNKIDKPGALSKQALTDEMGLKSLTDREVCCYMISCKNSTNIDSVIDWLVKHSKSKS, encoded by the exons ATGGGTCTCTGGGAAGCTTTTCTCAATTGGCTACGAAG CCTCTTCTTTAAACAGGAAATGGAGCTTTCTTTGATAGGGCTGCAAAATGCAGGGAAAACTTCACTTGTAAATGTTATTGCT ACTGGTGGATATAGTGAAGATATGATACCAACG GTGGGATTTAACATGCGCAAAGTGACTAAAGGTAACGTCACTATAAAATTGTGGGATCTTGGAGGTCAACCCAGATTCCGAAGTATGTGGGAAAGATACTGCCGTGCAGTTTCAGCTATAGT GTATGTTGTTGATGCTGCTGATTATGATAACCTTAGCATTTCTAAAAGTGAACTCCATGACCTGCTGAACAAGCCATCACTGAGTGGTATTCCATTGCTAGTCTTGGGGAACAAGATTGACAAGCCTGGAGCCCTGTCCAAGCAGGCTTTGACTGATGAGAT GGGATTGAAATCTTTAACTGACAGAGAGGTGTGCTGCTATATGATCTCatgcaaaaattccaccaatATTGACTCAGTCATTGATTGGCTTGTTAAGCACTCAAAATCAAAGAGTTAA
- the LOC132036463 gene encoding ADP-ribosylation factor-like protein 8a isoform X2, protein MELSLIGLQNAGKTSLVNVIATGGYSEDMIPTVGFNMRKVTKGNVTIKLWDLGGQPRFRSMWERYCRAVSAIVYVVDAADYDNLSISKSELHDLLNKPSLSGIPLLVLGNKIDKPGALSKQALTDEMGLKSLTDREVCCYMISCKNSTNIDSVIDWLVKHSKSKS, encoded by the exons ATGGAGCTTTCTTTGATAGGGCTGCAAAATGCAGGGAAAACTTCACTTGTAAATGTTATTGCT ACTGGTGGATATAGTGAAGATATGATACCAACG GTGGGATTTAACATGCGCAAAGTGACTAAAGGTAACGTCACTATAAAATTGTGGGATCTTGGAGGTCAACCCAGATTCCGAAGTATGTGGGAAAGATACTGCCGTGCAGTTTCAGCTATAGT GTATGTTGTTGATGCTGCTGATTATGATAACCTTAGCATTTCTAAAAGTGAACTCCATGACCTGCTGAACAAGCCATCACTGAGTGGTATTCCATTGCTAGTCTTGGGGAACAAGATTGACAAGCCTGGAGCCCTGTCCAAGCAGGCTTTGACTGATGAGAT GGGATTGAAATCTTTAACTGACAGAGAGGTGTGCTGCTATATGATCTCatgcaaaaattccaccaatATTGACTCAGTCATTGATTGGCTTGTTAAGCACTCAAAATCAAAGAGTTAA
- the LOC132036475 gene encoding telomere repeat-binding factor 1-like codes for MGAPKQKWTSEEEGALKAGVAKYGVGKWSTILKDPEFAVVLRSRSNVDLKDKWRNLHVMASGWGSRQRGRVVSKSVQPTSKNDDNTLVSSVGENGIEVLDTKPLASSGDVLKDVGSKKPLSSGCKLDDLILEAIVKLKEPRGSSRNAISSYIEERFMETPNFERLLASKLKSLTEKGRLIKVKHQYRIAPSRVSSDAKGGPLSLLMGRKHDSSMVEKNEISIQTKAQVDADLEQMKSMSEEEAAAAAAQFVAEAEVAIAEAERAARIAEEYEKEAEAAQCFAEVAMKALQHQTIPV; via the exons ATGGGTGCACCAAAGCAGAAGTGGACATCAGAAGAAGAAGGTGCCCTTAAAGCTGGTGTAGCAAAGTACGGGGTTGGCAAATGGAGCACCATACTTAAAGATCCAGAGTTTGCTGTTGTGTTGCGCTCTCGCTCAAATGTGGACCTGAAG GATAAATGGAGGAATCTACATGTCATGGCAAGTGGTTGGGGGTCGCGGCAACGAGGGAGGGTTGTATCTAAAAGTGTTCAGCCTACATCGAAGAACGATGACAACACTTTGGTTAGCTCTGTGGGTGAGAATGGTATAGAAGTTCTTGATACTAAACCTCTTGCATCGTCTGGTGATGTTCTGAAGGATGTTGGCTCTAAAAAACCACTTTCAAG CGGTTGTAAATTAGATGATCTTATACTGGAGGCAATAGTCAAATTGAAGGAACCACGTGGATCTAGTCGGAATGCAATTTCTTCTTACATAGAG gagCGGTTTATGGAAACTCCAAACTTTGAAAGACTGTTGGCATCAAAGTTGAAGTCATTGACTGAAAAAGGAAGACTGATAAAG GTAAAGCATCAGTACAGGATTGCACCAAGTAGAGTATCATCTGATGCCAAGGGAGGCCCTTTATCTTTGCTTATGGGCAGAAAGCATGATTCCTCTATGGTAGAAAAGAATGAGATTAGTATACAGACTAAAGCACAGGTTGATGCGGACTTAGAGCAAATGAAGAGCATGAGTGAAGAGGAGGCTGCTGCAGCCGCTGCACAATTTGTTGCAGAGGCTGAAGTTGCCATTGCTGAAGCGGAACGGGCAGCAAGGATTGCAGAGGAGTATGAAAAAGAGGCAGAGGCGGCACAGTGCTTTGCTGAAGTGGCAATGAAGGCATTGCAGCATCAAACTATCCCTGTCTG A